The genomic window CCTGCCTGAGCAGCAGCGTTCTGGAAAGAAGCGCCTGCGTTGCCCTGAGGAGCAGCACCGCCCTGAGGAGCAGCCGAAGGAGCAGAACCTAACTGTGCGCCGCAGGATGTGCAGAATGTAGCGTTATCATCGAGCTGTGCGCCGCATGATGTACAGAATTTAGCCATATTGTTTTCCTCCATATAATCAATAGTATTCAAAGCTTTGCTTTGTTATAAATATTACTACATTTATAATAATATAATATAAAAATGCTTTTGTCAATAGGTTTTACGTTTTTTGGCTATGCCCAAATCAAATTTTAGCGATTTTAAGCAAATAAGTCTCTCAGAACACTGCAATTTCAGCATTATTGCTCATAATCACTCTCGGCACTCTTGACGATATGCCGCACACTATCTCGTAGCCGATAGTCCCCGTCATATCGGCGATATCATCGGCTGTTATCTGCTCGCTGCCGCTTTTGCCGATAAGTATCGCATAGCCGCCCACCTGAGCGTCTTCTATATCTGTCACATCGCACATGAACTGGTCCATGCACACCCTGCCGGTTATGGGGGCTTTTTTGCCGTTTATGAGCACATAGCCCTTGTTTGACAGAGCTCTCGGATAGCCGTCTGCATAGCCGCAGGTTATCGTTGCAAGGCGTGTAGGCTTGTCTGCCGTGTATGTCCTGCCGTAGCTGACCTGAGTTCCGGGCTCGACTGTCTTTATCATGGATATCGTTGCTCTGAGCGTCATTACAGGTGCAAGCTCAAACGGCACCGGCTTTGCGGTGTTAGGCATCAGCCCGTAGAGGATGATACCGAGCCTTGCGAGACTGCTGCGTGGGTCGTTTCTGTATACGCCTGCCGCCGAGTTCATAAAGTGCGAGTGCTTAAGTGTCAGCCCACGCTTTTTAAGCTCCTCGGTGACATCGAGTATCTTCTGCTGCTGCATA from Ruminococcus sp. NK3A76 includes these protein-coding regions:
- the alr gene encoding alanine racemase translates to MDYLKRCEAVIDLDAVSRNLENYRTYLKEGTELMCVVKASCYGHCDRAIVPYLQQKHGIRYFAVSNITEAIRLRDCGIKGDILILGYTCPDEAKNLAKYDIIQALTEYSYARALDEKSGGKKIRCHCAIDTGMTRIGVRGSVSECADEIEKISGLENIALEGVFTHFAVADSDGEDNYAYSDMQQQKILDVTEELKKRGLTLKHSHFMNSAAGVYRNDPRSSLARLGIILYGLMPNTAKPVPFELAPVMTLRATISMIKTVEPGTQVSYGRTYTADKPTRLATITCGYADGYPRALSNKGYVLINGKKAPITGRVCMDQFMCDVTDIEDAQVGGYAILIGKSGSEQITADDIADMTGTIGYEIVCGISSRVPRVIMSNNAEIAVF